In Paracoccus aerodenitrificans, the following are encoded in one genomic region:
- a CDS encoding carbohydrate ABC transporter permease encodes MTQKKILKTIGFYALVVVIVLFAVFPFYYAIVTSFSTGTALFQVNYWPRVFDLSNYEAVLNSRNFPRSILNSVFIAGCTVAFALFLAVTASYALARVPFRGRGLLLMTILAVSMFPQIAVLAGLFELIRFLGIFNTPWALILSYTIFTLPFTVWVLTTFMRDLPVEIEEAAIVDGASPWVIITKVFLPLLWPALVTTGLLAFIGAWNEFLFALTFTSSETMRTVPVAIALLSGASQQEIPWGPIMAASVIVTVPLIVLVLFFQRKIVAGLTAGGVKG; translated from the coding sequence ATGACCCAGAAAAAAATACTGAAAACCATTGGCTTTTACGCCCTTGTCGTCGTCATCGTTCTGTTTGCGGTGTTCCCGTTCTACTATGCGATTGTGACCAGTTTTTCGACCGGGACGGCGCTGTTTCAGGTCAATTACTGGCCCAGAGTGTTCGACCTCTCGAATTATGAGGCGGTGCTGAACAGCCGGAACTTCCCGCGTTCGATCCTGAACTCTGTTTTTATCGCAGGCTGCACCGTGGCATTCGCGCTGTTTCTGGCGGTCACGGCCTCATATGCACTGGCGCGGGTGCCGTTCCGGGGGCGGGGTCTGTTGCTGATGACCATCCTTGCGGTGTCCATGTTCCCGCAAATCGCGGTTCTGGCCGGGTTGTTCGAACTGATCCGCTTTCTGGGTATCTTCAACACCCCCTGGGCGCTGATCCTTTCTTACACGATCTTCACCCTGCCCTTTACCGTCTGGGTGCTGACGACCTTCATGCGGGATCTGCCTGTGGAAATCGAGGAAGCCGCAATCGTTGACGGTGCCTCGCCCTGGGTGATCATCACCAAGGTGTTCCTGCCGCTTCTGTGGCCCGCATTGGTCACAACCGGGCTTCTGGCATTTATCGGCGCGTGGAATGAGTTTCTGTTCGCGCTGACCTTCACCAGCTCCGAGACGATGCGGACCGTTCCTGTTGCCATCGCGCTTCTGTCAGGGGCCTCGCAACAGGAAATTCCGTGGGGACCGATCATGGCGGCCTCGGTTATCGTGACCGTGCCTCTGATCGTCCTCGTCCTCTTCTTCCAACGCAAGATCGTGGCGGGCCTGACCGCCGGCGGTGTGAAAGGCTGA
- a CDS encoding GNAT family N-acetyltransferase: protein MPGFHIENADPLDPDLDLLFARHRQFCHVDTPPESIHMLDRSELAVPEISLLVLRHGSRAIAMGAIKIFTPDAAELKSMHVLEEMRGTGAAQRVLDALIDLASKQGLRQVFLETGAQPSFEAARSFYRRAGFQDCPPFGSYLPDPMSTFMKLKLSD from the coding sequence TTGCCCGGTTTTCACATCGAAAATGCCGATCCGCTGGATCCCGATCTGGACCTTCTTTTCGCGCGGCACAGGCAATTCTGCCATGTCGATACGCCGCCGGAATCCATCCATATGCTCGACAGATCGGAACTGGCCGTGCCGGAGATCAGCCTTTTGGTCCTGAGACACGGAAGCCGCGCAATCGCGATGGGCGCGATCAAGATATTTACACCGGATGCGGCCGAGTTGAAGTCGATGCATGTGCTGGAGGAAATGCGCGGAACCGGCGCTGCGCAACGCGTTCTCGACGCGCTTATTGATCTGGCCAGCAAACAGGGGCTTCGGCAGGTATTCCTCGAAACCGGAGCGCAACCCAGCTTTGAAGCCGCACGGTCCTTTTACCGCCGGGCCGGATTTCAGGATTGCCCGCCTTTCGGAAGCTACCTCCCGGATCCGATGAGCACGTTCATGAAGCTGAAGCTATCTGACTAG
- a CDS encoding aspartate aminotransferase family protein — protein sequence MNQHAPNDLNAFWMPFTANRQFKQAPRLFVGSQDMHYTTADGRQVLDGTAGLWCCNAGHCRPRITQAIQKQAETLDYAPAFQMGHPQAFELANRLIDIAPEGMEHVFYTNSGSESVETALKIALAYHQARGQGQRTRLIGRERGYHGVNFGGISVGGIVNNRKAFGTLLNGVDHLPHTHLTENRFSRGQPEHGAYLADELDQIIALHGAETIAAVIVEPMAGSTGVLLPPKGYLQRLREITRKHGILLIFDEVITGFGRLGSAFAAQHYGVTPDLMSTAKGLTNGVIPMGAVLTSAEVHDAFMTGPEHLIELFHGYTYSGNPIACAAGLATLETYREEGLFQRAAELAPYWQDALHSLRDAPHVIDIRNEGLIGAVELEPVPGQPTKRAFDAFLSAYEKGILIRTTGDIIAMSPPLIIEKAQIDQLVETLRKVLEGLN from the coding sequence ATGAATCAGCACGCCCCCAACGATCTTAACGCATTCTGGATGCCGTTTACCGCGAACCGGCAGTTCAAGCAGGCTCCGCGGCTGTTCGTCGGATCCCAGGACATGCATTACACCACCGCCGATGGGCGGCAGGTTCTGGACGGGACCGCCGGACTGTGGTGCTGCAATGCGGGTCATTGTCGGCCCCGGATCACGCAGGCGATCCAGAAACAGGCGGAGACGCTGGATTATGCGCCAGCTTTCCAGATGGGGCATCCTCAGGCCTTCGAACTGGCGAACCGGCTGATCGACATTGCGCCCGAAGGGATGGAGCATGTTTTCTATACAAATTCCGGCTCGGAATCCGTCGAGACCGCGCTGAAAATCGCGCTTGCCTATCATCAGGCACGCGGCCAGGGGCAGCGCACAAGGCTGATCGGGCGCGAGCGTGGCTATCACGGGGTGAATTTCGGCGGTATTTCGGTCGGCGGGATCGTCAATAACCGCAAGGCATTCGGCACATTGCTGAACGGCGTGGACCACCTGCCGCACACTCACCTGACGGAAAACCGCTTCAGCCGGGGTCAGCCGGAACATGGTGCATATCTGGCCGATGAGCTTGACCAGATCATCGCCCTGCACGGGGCCGAAACCATCGCCGCCGTCATTGTCGAGCCGATGGCGGGATCGACAGGGGTTCTGCTTCCGCCCAAGGGCTATCTGCAACGCCTGCGCGAGATCACGCGGAAACACGGCATTCTGCTGATCTTCGATGAGGTCATCACCGGGTTCGGGCGGCTCGGCTCCGCCTTTGCCGCGCAGCATTACGGCGTGACGCCGGATCTGATGAGCACCGCGAAGGGGCTGACCAACGGGGTGATCCCGATGGGCGCGGTGCTGACCTCTGCCGAGGTGCATGATGCGTTCATGACCGGGCCGGAACATCTGATCGAGCTTTTCCACGGCTATACCTATTCCGGGAACCCGATTGCCTGCGCGGCGGGTCTTGCCACGCTGGAAACCTATCGCGAGGAAGGGCTGTTCCAGCGGGCCGCCGAACTGGCCCCCTATTGGCAGGACGCGCTGCATTCCCTGCGGGATGCGCCGCATGTCATCGACATCCGTAATGAGGGGCTGATCGGCGCGGTTGAACTGGAGCCTGTGCCGGGACAGCCGACCAAACGCGCCTTCGACGCTTTCCTCAGCGCCTATGAGAAAGGCATTCTGATCCGCACGACCGGCGATATTATCGCCATGTCGCCGCCTCTAATCATTGAAAAGGCGCAGATCGACCAGCTTGTCGAGACGCTGCGCAAGGTGCTGGAAGGGCTGAACTGA
- a CDS encoding ThuA domain-containing protein, translating into MSIRVTVWNENVHEKENEIVAGIYPEGIHGTIAASLNKDPEITAGTATLQEPEHGLTEEKLAETDVLFWWGHRAHGDVADEVVERVCNAVWSGMGMVFLHSAHFSKPFKRLMGSPCNLTWREAGERERLWLTSRNHPIAAGLNDHFELENEEMYGEPFGVPEPLETVFVSWFSGGEVFRSGLTYKRGAGNVFYFRPGHETYPTYHNADVQKVLVNAAKWAWNPAARLADPNVAPNVPVSEALEPIEERGPSLHKHGEEGFR; encoded by the coding sequence ATGAGCATTCGAGTCACCGTCTGGAACGAAAACGTTCACGAAAAAGAAAATGAAATCGTCGCCGGGATTTATCCCGAAGGCATACACGGCACCATCGCCGCATCCCTGAACAAGGACCCGGAGATCACCGCAGGCACCGCCACGCTTCAGGAACCGGAACATGGCCTGACCGAGGAAAAGCTTGCCGAAACCGATGTGCTGTTCTGGTGGGGCCACCGTGCGCATGGCGATGTTGCCGATGAGGTTGTCGAACGCGTCTGCAACGCCGTCTGGTCGGGAATGGGGATGGTCTTTCTCCACTCGGCGCATTTCTCGAAGCCGTTCAAGCGGCTGATGGGATCGCCCTGCAACCTGACATGGCGGGAGGCCGGGGAACGGGAACGCCTGTGGCTCACCTCGCGCAACCACCCTATCGCAGCCGGGCTGAACGATCATTTCGAGCTTGAGAATGAAGAAATGTATGGCGAGCCTTTCGGCGTGCCCGAGCCGCTGGAGACGGTTTTCGTAAGCTGGTTCTCGGGTGGCGAGGTCTTCCGCTCGGGTCTGACCTATAAGCGCGGTGCGGGAAATGTGTTCTATTTCCGCCCCGGTCACGAGACCTATCCGACCTATCACAATGCGGATGTCCAGAAGGTTCTGGTGAACGCCGCGAAATGGGCATGGAACCCGGCGGCGCGTCTGGCCGATCCGAACGTCGCGCCGAATGTGCCGGTATCCGAGGCGTTGGAACCGATCGAAGAGCGCGGCCCCAGCCTTCACAAGCATGGCGAGGAGGGTTTCCGCTGA
- a CDS encoding substrate-binding domain-containing protein codes for MATLKDVAKAAGLSVTQVSRALNNHSDVSKTTRERVHKVARSLRYQPNLSARKLVSGRSGMVGLVEPRTPHLASDGLFMEVVAGLSTQFSEIGMQFVLHIARPDEPILPVYQRLIGNGALDGFVLTHPEENDPRASLLADEDVPFVVHGRIGEAAEHAYFDIDNEGILYEITRHLTGLGHKNIAFFNGLAGRSYVTARERGYLKALNDSGIPAANALIRNGEMTEAFGLLSTVELFSGGALPVTAIICSNSRIAKGVYQAVGAMNLSVPDDISVMAHDDHVANLETAAFYPALSVTDAPLRESWAPLARCLAEAIDGAPLSQLQQVGPHRIFLRQSTAAPPRSNA; via the coding sequence ATGGCGACCTTGAAGGATGTGGCGAAGGCGGCGGGGCTGTCGGTGACTCAGGTCAGCAGGGCACTGAACAACCATTCGGATGTCAGCAAGACGACGCGGGAGCGGGTTCATAAGGTAGCAAGGTCGCTGCGTTATCAGCCGAATCTCTCGGCGCGGAAACTGGTTTCGGGACGCTCGGGCATGGTCGGACTGGTCGAACCGCGCACGCCGCACCTCGCATCGGATGGTCTTTTCATGGAGGTGGTGGCCGGTCTTTCGACGCAATTTTCGGAAATCGGGATGCAGTTCGTGCTTCATATTGCCCGGCCGGATGAACCGATCCTGCCTGTCTATCAAAGGCTGATCGGCAATGGGGCGCTTGACGGATTCGTGCTGACCCATCCCGAAGAGAACGATCCCCGCGCATCACTTCTTGCTGATGAAGATGTCCCCTTCGTGGTTCATGGACGGATCGGCGAGGCTGCGGAACATGCCTATTTCGACATTGATAATGAAGGGATTTTATACGAAATAACCCGGCATCTGACCGGGCTTGGTCATAAGAATATCGCCTTTTTCAACGGGCTTGCCGGGCGCAGCTATGTCACCGCACGCGAGCGCGGCTACCTGAAGGCTCTGAACGATTCCGGTATCCCTGCGGCCAACGCGCTTATTCGCAACGGTGAGATGACCGAGGCATTTGGATTGCTGTCTACCGTGGAACTGTTCTCAGGCGGCGCCCTGCCCGTGACGGCGATTATTTGCAGCAATTCGCGAATCGCAAAAGGCGTGTATCAGGCAGTCGGGGCGATGAACCTTTCTGTGCCTGACGATATTTCGGTGATGGCGCATGACGATCATGTCGCCAATCTTGAAACCGCCGCTTTTTATCCTGCGCTCAGCGTAACCGACGCACCGTTGCGGGAAAGCTGGGCGCCTCTGGCGAGATGTCTTGCCGAAGCGATTGACGGCGCACCGCTTTCACAGCTTCAGCAAGTCGGCCCTCACCGGATTTTCCTGCGTCAGTCTACCGCAGCACCGCCGCGTTCTAATGCCTGA
- a CDS encoding pyrroline-5-carboxylate reductase has protein sequence MKIGFIGTGDITKAIVTGLMASDYPLDEVILSPRSKDVSARLAAEHDRVRVAESNQQVVDEADLVFLAIRPQIAEEVLRALTFRADQKIASLIATVTAERLQEWTRHDAPISRAVPLPAVADRQGVTAIYPEDETLQALFDRLGPVVTAKTLDEFDAYTTSGAVMGLYFGILETVADWLTAKGVPAADARVFLGKVFLELGRTAERHQDDDFPTLRKDHSTEGGINQQIFNVFSEKGGVDGLRKALDSVAERIATARGQK, from the coding sequence ATGAAGATCGGTTTCATCGGCACCGGCGACATCACCAAGGCCATCGTGACCGGCCTTATGGCATCGGATTATCCGCTGGATGAGGTGATCCTGTCGCCGCGCAGCAAGGATGTATCGGCGCGGCTCGCGGCGGAACATGACAGGGTCAGGGTCGCGGAAAGCAATCAGCAGGTTGTGGACGAGGCCGATCTGGTTTTCCTCGCCATCCGTCCGCAGATCGCCGAAGAGGTGCTTAGGGCGCTGACATTCCGCGCGGACCAGAAAATTGCCAGTCTGATCGCCACCGTGACCGCGGAGCGGCTTCAGGAATGGACGCGGCATGACGCGCCGATCTCTCGCGCCGTACCCCTGCCTGCCGTGGCCGACCGTCAGGGCGTGACGGCAATCTATCCTGAGGATGAGACCTTGCAGGCGCTGTTCGACCGGCTTGGTCCGGTGGTGACGGCGAAAACCCTCGATGAGTTCGACGCATATACGACATCCGGCGCGGTGATGGGGCTGTATTTCGGCATCCTCGAAACCGTTGCGGACTGGCTGACGGCGAAAGGAGTCCCGGCAGCGGATGCGCGGGTTTTCCTCGGCAAGGTGTTTCTGGAACTCGGCCGCACCGCCGAACGGCATCAGGATGACGATTTTCCGACCTTGCGCAAAGATCACTCGACGGAAGGCGGGATAAACCAGCAAATCTTTAATGTATTTTCCGAAAAGGGCGGTGTTGACGGGCTGCGCAAGGCGCTCGACAGTGTTGCGGAACGTATTGCAACTGCACGGGGTCAGAAATGA
- a CDS encoding carbohydrate ABC transporter permease has protein sequence MSDHSLGGASGPSLKQLRQRAAFWFLAPMLVALFCVAAWPLMRTIWFSLTDATLSNLYDAEWVGFSNYLEVRTLSSGRTIYRGTLVDADWWNAVWNTVRFSVISVAFETVFGLIVALVMNAEFKGRGLVRAAILIPWAIPTIVSAKMWGWMLNDQFGIINDILLNLGVINEKIAWTANIDTAMTAVLIVDIWKTTPFMALLILAGLQMVPRDIYEAARIDGVNPVKVFFRVTLPLIRPALMVAVIFRMLDALRIFDLVYVLTPNSSATKTMSVISRENMIDFDKFAYGAAQSTLLFAIIAIFVSLYIWLGRVDLSGDRS, from the coding sequence ATGTCCGATCATTCTTTGGGCGGGGCTAGTGGCCCAAGCCTGAAACAGCTGAGGCAGCGGGCCGCCTTCTGGTTCCTTGCGCCGATGCTGGTTGCTCTGTTCTGCGTGGCGGCCTGGCCGCTGATGCGCACCATCTGGTTTTCCCTGACCGACGCGACACTGTCGAATCTGTATGACGCAGAATGGGTCGGTTTCTCCAATTATCTTGAGGTCCGCACCCTGTCTTCGGGCCGCACCATCTACCGCGGCACGCTGGTTGATGCGGATTGGTGGAATGCGGTCTGGAACACGGTCCGTTTCTCGGTGATCTCTGTCGCATTCGAGACGGTTTTCGGCCTGATCGTCGCTTTGGTGATGAACGCCGAATTCAAAGGCAGAGGCCTTGTCCGCGCCGCAATTCTGATCCCCTGGGCGATCCCGACCATCGTTTCGGCGAAAATGTGGGGATGGATGCTGAACGACCAGTTCGGGATCATTAACGATATCCTGCTGAATCTGGGCGTCATCAATGAGAAGATCGCCTGGACGGCGAATATCGACACGGCCATGACGGCGGTGCTGATCGTCGATATCTGGAAAACGACGCCTTTCATGGCGCTGCTGATCCTTGCCGGGCTTCAGATGGTGCCGCGCGATATTTATGAAGCAGCGCGGATCGACGGGGTGAATCCGGTCAAGGTGTTCTTCCGGGTGACTCTGCCGCTGATCCGTCCCGCGCTGATGGTGGCCGTGATCTTCCGGATGCTGGACGCATTGCGCATCTTCGATCTGGTCTATGTGCTGACCCCGAATTCATCGGCGACCAAGACGATGTCGGTTATCAGCCGCGAAAACATGATCGATTTCGACAAATTCGCCTATGGCGCAGCGCAATCGACGCTTCTTTTCGCGATCATCGCCATCTTTGTCAGCCTTTATATCTGGCTCGGCCGTGTGGATCTGTCGGGAGACCGGTCATGA
- a CDS encoding Gfo/Idh/MocA family protein, translating to MQPVRILILGTGGMAETHAREFSAIPGVELVAGVDTRPGPLQAFCEKHDIAHAFSSLEEAMEWGEFDAAANVTPDAAHYATTLPLLAEGKHVLCEKPLATNASDAQAMADAAAQAGVVNMVNLTYRNVPALQQAAKMVRAGDIGTIRHFEASYLQSWLTQPAWGDWRSESQWLWRLSKDHGSKGVLGDVGIHILDFTTFIAAQEATSVSCRLATYDKAPDGRIGDYNLDANDSATMQIVLENGTIGTVAATRFASGHLNDLRLRLYGDRGGLEVSLEKNVSRLRACLEPDLESATWQEIECPATPTTFQRFIAAIRKEGPAEPDFSRGAALQQLLDRAEDSALQDSLSLAV from the coding sequence ATGCAGCCTGTTCGTATCCTGATCCTCGGCACTGGCGGTATGGCCGAAACCCATGCCCGCGAATTCTCCGCTATACCGGGGGTCGAGCTTGTTGCCGGTGTCGATACCCGTCCCGGCCCGTTGCAGGCTTTCTGCGAGAAGCATGACATTGCTCATGCGTTTTCCTCGCTGGAAGAGGCTATGGAATGGGGCGAGTTCGATGCCGCCGCCAATGTAACCCCCGATGCCGCCCATTACGCGACCACCCTGCCCCTGCTTGCGGAGGGTAAGCATGTTCTCTGCGAAAAGCCTCTGGCGACCAATGCAAGCGATGCACAGGCAATGGCCGATGCGGCAGCGCAGGCAGGCGTCGTCAATATGGTCAACCTCACCTATCGCAATGTTCCTGCTCTGCAACAGGCAGCGAAAATGGTGCGGGCGGGCGATATCGGGACGATCCGTCATTTCGAGGCGTCCTATCTGCAAAGCTGGCTGACGCAGCCCGCCTGGGGCGACTGGCGCAGCGAAAGCCAGTGGCTGTGGCGTCTGTCGAAAGACCACGGCTCGAAGGGCGTTCTGGGGGATGTCGGGATCCATATTCTGGATTTCACCACCTTCATCGCCGCGCAGGAGGCCACTTCGGTATCCTGTCGGCTGGCGACCTATGACAAGGCACCGGACGGGCGCATCGGAGACTATAATCTCGACGCGAATGACAGCGCGACGATGCAGATCGTGCTGGAGAACGGCACAATCGGGACGGTGGCGGCAACGCGCTTTGCCAGCGGCCATCTCAATGACCTGCGGCTGCGTCTTTACGGCGACCGGGGCGGGCTTGAGGTCAGTCTGGAAAAGAATGTCAGCCGTCTGCGCGCCTGTCTCGAACCGGATCTGGAATCCGCGACATGGCAGGAAATCGAGTGTCCCGCCACGCCGACCACCTTCCAGCGTTTCATCGCAGCGATCCGCAAGGAAGGACCGGCGGAACCTGACTTCTCCCGGGGTGCTGCGCTACAACAGCTTCTCGACCGGGCGGAGGATTCCGCGCTGCAGGACAGTCTCAGCCTGGCAGTCTGA
- a CDS encoding ABC transporter ATP-binding protein: MGMIELQNIRRSFGAAEVIKNVSLTIPDGELVVFVGPSGCGKSTLLRLISGLDRPTSGQILIDGQDVTRQSAADRGLAMVFQSYALYPHMSVRQNMAFGLENTRMPKADIAERIAEAARMLEIEPLLERKPGQLSGGQRQRVAIGRAIVREPTAFLLDEPLSNLDAELRGTMRAELAALHARLGKTMIYVTHDQIEAMTLADRIVVLRDGVVEQVDTPLDLFNTPANRFVAGFIGAPKMNFLPQPDGTEMGIRPQHLHIADQGMRVTVEMAENLGAETLIHARNEDDAPVLAMLQGQIKPKRGDALHLSRDPGDEHWFGKDGLRLAARPG; this comes from the coding sequence ATGGGTATGATCGAACTTCAGAATATCCGCCGATCCTTCGGCGCCGCCGAGGTCATCAAGAATGTTTCGCTGACCATCCCGGATGGCGAGCTTGTGGTGTTTGTAGGCCCCTCGGGCTGCGGGAAATCAACGCTGCTGAGACTGATTTCGGGGCTGGATCGCCCGACATCGGGCCAGATCCTGATCGACGGTCAGGATGTGACACGTCAATCGGCGGCGGATCGCGGGCTGGCGATGGTGTTCCAGTCCTATGCGCTGTACCCGCATATGTCGGTGCGGCAGAATATGGCCTTCGGTCTGGAAAACACCCGTATGCCCAAGGCGGACATCGCGGAAAGGATCGCAGAGGCCGCGCGGATGCTGGAAATCGAACCGCTGCTGGAGCGTAAGCCGGGCCAGCTTTCCGGCGGTCAGCGCCAGCGTGTCGCCATTGGCCGGGCCATTGTGCGCGAGCCTACGGCATTTCTGCTGGATGAGCCTTTGTCGAACCTCGATGCCGAACTTCGCGGGACGATGCGGGCCGAGTTGGCGGCGCTTCATGCGCGGCTTGGCAAGACGATGATTTATGTCACTCATGACCAGATCGAGGCGATGACTCTGGCCGATCGGATCGTCGTGCTGCGCGACGGGGTGGTCGAGCAGGTCGATACGCCACTGGACCTGTTCAACACTCCGGCGAACCGCTTTGTCGCGGGGTTTATCGGCGCGCCGAAAATGAATTTTCTCCCGCAGCCCGACGGAACCGAGATGGGTATCCGTCCGCAACATCTGCACATCGCGGATCAGGGGATGCGGGTCACCGTCGAGATGGCCGAAAATCTGGGCGCGGAAACGCTGATCCACGCACGGAACGAGGATGACGCGCCGGTGCTTGCAATGCTTCAGGGTCAGATCAAGCCCAAGCGCGGCGATGCGCTGCATCTGTCGCGTGATCCGGGCGACGAACACTGGTTCGGCAAGGACGGACTGCGTCTTGCGGCCCGTCCCGGCTAG
- a CDS encoding ABC transporter substrate-binding protein: MKKHNAALGISAAAMMAVFGTGSAWAVELSYVSGAVGTAIEHLKETMKPWEERTGNTVTIVPMPPSSSDQFAQYRLWLSANTSDIDLYQTDIVWAPQLSDHFVDLSEAAKDLIPSHFESVIQSQTVDGKLVALPLFTDAPALYYRTDLLEKYGKPVPQTWEELTQTAQEIQDAERAEGNSELWGYVWQGNAYEGLTCNALEWINSAGGGQIIEPDGTISINNENAVAALETALSWIGTISPPGVLAYQEEEARGVWQTGNAVFMRNWPYAFSLSNSDDSAVKGKFDVAPLPSGGDGPAATLGGWNVAVSKYSEHQEAAIDLALYLSSLEGQKSFSMKNGNLPTIPSLYDDADIAEEVPLIPRWKEVFEQAVPRPSAPTKGKYNEVSAMFWSAVHETLAGNGTAAENLELLELDLDDLKGSGW, translated from the coding sequence ATGAAAAAACACAACGCAGCGCTTGGTATTTCTGCCGCGGCCATGATGGCGGTTTTCGGAACCGGATCGGCCTGGGCGGTTGAACTGTCCTATGTCAGCGGTGCTGTCGGGACTGCAATCGAACATCTCAAGGAAACCATGAAGCCCTGGGAAGAGCGTACCGGCAATACGGTGACCATCGTTCCGATGCCGCCCTCCAGTTCCGATCAGTTCGCGCAGTACCGTCTGTGGCTCTCGGCGAATACCAGCGATATCGACCTGTATCAGACCGACATCGTCTGGGCGCCGCAATTATCCGATCATTTTGTCGACCTGAGCGAGGCTGCCAAGGACCTGATCCCGTCGCATTTCGAATCCGTCATTCAAAGTCAGACGGTGGATGGCAAGCTGGTCGCTTTGCCGCTGTTTACGGATGCGCCCGCGCTTTATTACCGCACCGATCTTCTGGAAAAATACGGCAAGCCCGTCCCGCAGACATGGGAAGAGCTGACGCAGACAGCGCAGGAAATCCAGGATGCTGAGCGGGCTGAGGGAAACAGCGAGCTTTGGGGTTATGTCTGGCAGGGCAATGCTTATGAAGGGCTGACCTGCAACGCGCTCGAATGGATCAACTCGGCTGGCGGAGGCCAGATCATCGAGCCGGACGGGACGATCTCCATCAATAACGAAAACGCAGTTGCCGCGCTTGAAACCGCATTGTCCTGGATCGGCACGATCAGCCCGCCCGGCGTTCTTGCGTATCAGGAAGAAGAAGCCCGCGGAGTCTGGCAGACCGGCAATGCGGTGTTCATGCGCAACTGGCCCTATGCTTTCTCGCTTTCGAACAGCGATGACAGCGCAGTGAAGGGCAAGTTCGATGTCGCCCCCCTGCCCTCGGGCGGAGACGGGCCTGCTGCGACGCTTGGTGGCTGGAATGTTGCGGTTTCCAAATATTCCGAACATCAGGAAGCGGCGATCGATCTGGCACTGTATCTGTCCAGCCTTGAGGGGCAGAAATCCTTCTCCATGAAAAACGGCAACCTGCCGACCATCCCTTCCCTGTATGACGACGCCGATATTGCCGAAGAGGTGCCTCTGATCCCTCGCTGGAAAGAGGTGTTCGAGCAGGCTGTGCCGCGCCCTTCGGCTCCGACCAAGGGCAAGTATAACGAGGTTTCCGCAATGTTCTGGTCAGCCGTCCACGAGACGCTGGCAGGCAACGGAACCGCAGCGGAAAATCTTGAGCTTCTTGAGCTGGATCTGGACGACCTGAAAGGGTCTGGCTGGTAA
- a CDS encoding ABC transporter ATP-binding protein: MAKIELKNVRKSYGAVEVIKGIDLEIAKGEFMVFVGPSGCGKSTLLRLISGLEDITSGDMLFDGERVNNLVPSDRGISMVFQSYALYPHMKVYDNMAFGMKLAKADKAAMDKRVRDAARLLQIEHLLDRLPRQLSGGQRQRVAIGRAIVRDPRVFLFDEPLSNLDAALRVATRLEIAKLHHAMEDTTMVYVTHDQVEAMTLADRIAVLRDGRLEQVGTPAELYERPASMFVAGFIGSPKMNFLNSEIARAKNCATLGVRPEHIEIVSDGSGEWQGEVVHAEDLGSDNFLFVDIGAEEPVVVRQPGKLSIAYGSKVSLQPLAQHLHRFDAEGLPIG, from the coding sequence ATGGCCAAGATCGAACTGAAAAACGTCCGCAAATCATACGGTGCCGTCGAGGTCATCAAGGGCATCGACCTGGAAATCGCCAAGGGTGAATTCATGGTTTTTGTCGGCCCCTCGGGCTGCGGAAAGTCCACCCTGCTCCGGCTGATTTCCGGGCTGGAGGACATCACCTCGGGCGACATGCTGTTCGACGGAGAGCGGGTCAACAACCTGGTTCCCTCGGATCGCGGTATCTCGATGGTGTTCCAGAGCTATGCGCTTTATCCGCATATGAAGGTCTATGACAACATGGCCTTCGGGATGAAGCTTGCGAAGGCCGACAAGGCGGCAATGGACAAACGCGTCCGCGATGCCGCCCGGCTGTTGCAGATCGAACATCTTCTGGACCGGCTGCCCCGCCAGCTTTCAGGCGGTCAGCGTCAGCGCGTGGCAATTGGCCGCGCGATTGTCCGCGACCCGCGCGTATTCCTGTTTGACGAGCCCCTGTCCAACCTCGATGCCGCGCTGCGCGTCGCGACCCGGCTGGAGATCGCGAAGCTGCATCACGCGATGGAGGATACAACAATGGTCTATGTCACCCATGACCAGGTCGAGGCGATGACATTGGCGGATCGCATCGCCGTTCTGCGCGACGGCAGGCTGGAGCAGGTCGGCACGCCTGCCGAGCTGTACGAACGTCCCGCCTCCATGTTCGTGGCGGGTTTCATCGGCAGTCCCAAGATGAACTTCCTCAATTCCGAGATCGCGCGTGCCAAAAACTGTGCGACGCTTGGTGTGCGGCCCGAACATATCGAGATTGTCAGCGATGGCAGTGGCGAATGGCAGGGTGAGGTGGTTCACGCCGAGGATCTGGGCTCGGATAATTTCCTGTTTGTCGATATCGGCGCGGAAGAACCCGTCGTCGTCAGGCAGCCCGGAAAATTGTCCATCGCCTATGGCAGCAAGGTCAGCCTTCAGCCACTGGCGCAGCATCTGCATCGCTTTGACGCTGAGGGTCTGCCGATAGGCTGA